tttgtataatatatgtagtatatacacacatgcgtccttaaattttaacacttttttactAAGTAATTAATGTCGTTTCACCCACTATAATTCTTTTACATTTTAGCTTTGTTTTATGTTCTTCATTTGAATTACACGGTTTAACAAATaagaattgaaatattttatttaatctgGCCAGTCCACCTCAATCAGGCTTCCACTAATAGCAATTTTTCCTTTTCCACCGTAAATTTGTTTGCAATACGCGCTATGTTTTTAATATCTAcagttaatttttgttattattgaacTGATGACAACaggttttaatttcttttcgcaattgattttcttttcggtaattttcatatatgtagatacgtTATATCCAATAAAACGTATCAGCTTGGAATTAGATTATGCATATTTGTGGTTCTTAACAAGTTTTTTATTGGTCTCGAGGTCTTAATAAGGTTTTGTATTGGTATTTTTCATGAAACGAAGTATTCAAGTTCCTATATTCATGCAaaattctattttatatttacgtaattttatgcacatacatatatttaacacaTCTTCATTTTTTTAgctattttgatatatttgtaacagtattatgtaaataaatgctaAGATTCTATTGCACCTAGGTACATGTTTCTCTTTTTGCTTCCAAtgtttataattgaaaaaaaaatgtttgttaacacaagaaaataattaaaatttcatggttgctatatacatattattaaatatattacttcatatattttttcgttcATGTCAATATGCAGTTCTTTTTATTGTTGAGTTGTCGACGGCCGTTAGTAGTGTATATTGAATTCCAGACTTTTTATGGTCACCTTGTAGCATTGTTGCCAAAGAAATCTTCTGCAAttaaaatatgccgaaaattgtaatacaaaaatttattttcattatgaaGTTTTAGATTGCGAATCAAATAGTCTGCCAAAGATGAgttaataatttcattcaataaatttttatttcaaaataatatgcGTACACTTCTATAAATATATCCAttctatattaataatatagTTTGTTACTAATTCTCTAAATAATTAAGCGTAATACTTACGTGCATCGAAGCTAAAGTTCATGGAAGGATCTGGTGTATTAAGTAGTGCATTTTGGCTAACACCAGTTCCTATTGACCCAGATTGATGTTGTTGCATGCTAAGCGAATTTGTACTATTTAAACCTCCAGAATTACCACCACTCATTGGTCCCTGTTGAGCACTGCTCAAGGGACTTTGCGGGGTGGAAGTTATTCGCAGACCGCCAGGACCGCCATTTCCTCCGCCGCCACCTGGCACTCCGTTTCCACCAGAAGAAGCACCAGCTCCTCCAGCGGCAGCAGCCTGTTGTTGAGCACGTCCGCTTACTACAGCCCGCAATTCCTGTTTTACGAAATCAGAAGAGTTTGCTGCATTACCTGctgaaaaaaacaaacaaagtaaaaaataaacatttaacaaaataaattaaaaaattataaacattatttttcactctaattatttacatacattgttATTCTGATATGTTTACATGATACGTTAtgatttgtatgtatgaataaaaaaataatcccaTTTAATACATAACGatgcatacatataacataGTCAACAACACAAATGTGTAAAAAGGACGTTTAATCTAATGTTCATTTACCACCGATTGGcgctcaaaataaaattatgttatttacaATACGAAAATCCAGTTCGGATTCGGTTTCTGCAACTTTATTTAAACTATGACTAtgttaaaattattacatataaaaaagtaatataaaatttaaatctttttagaAATGGAATGGAATACCAGCTGGTTTGTCTCTCaataattcacaaaaataatGTGCCCCAAAAGTTATCGATTAACGATTTCCCATTTTAATCAACTTGGcctaattacttttaatttcatatgtacatcaaatatattaatattttaataaaataaagcaaataaataaatcaaataagcaatatatagttttattttaaaattttacaattttatagaaAGTTGTAATGAAATAACGGTTTTGATCTGtgcataaaattaatgaaatgcataacgtattttttaatacatttacgTAAGCCATTCGCTAACGGGCAGAATGTATAAATAATCAGATAGAACGATGTAGGAAGTAAGGAAGTTtgtgtaatttattttagtaattataTCTAACATACAAAGCATTTATGTACATCATgagtatatacaataaaagtGTGAGCTCAACAACGGTAAGTactaaccaaaaattttaatatcaaaataacaGTTTGACAAATAcaccatattttttgaaataaatatattattcagaGCACATTTGCATGTTTCGCTTTTCGGGTtattatgtgaaaaattaaatatctgcaaataatttcattatacTAACAATTTCGGCTATTTTTActcacatatacacattaatatgATTAATACAGAAGGatttcaatacaaatatttttttttattttattttattaacttcagAACAccaatttgatttaaataataaaacatggTTTGGaagaaattctaattttttagaTCGAAAAAATTTACACATAGTAGATCAGTAttctttgtgaaaaaatttttatggtcTTCCTTTTTACATTATCGGCCTGATAATAAACATAAAGATCGAATATAAGTTTAACATCTATATAcattaagtatatatttttgtattagatACAAATGTAGggaatgcacatattatatggtacaaattatatatgtatattattttatattccaaGTTGGTAAACGCTTACCGGCCTGAGCGCGACCATAAAATtcgttttgtgtttgttgtggGGTCGCATGAGCAGCATGCTGCATATTATTGTACATCATGCCACCAAAGCCAACAATACCGACACTCCCGCCGACGCTGACACCGCCATTTACGCCGAGGCTTGTGGCGGCGCCATTGCCGCTTGTACCTACAATATTTTCGTGATTTACATTCGCAATGAAAGGGCGTGGAGAGCCTGTTTTGGGTTAATACGAGATTTGCATTTTAAGTTCAAAACTATATTTACTGGACGTATTCAGAAATATTTCTAATAGTAAAACTTTTCTAatagatttataaattataataaataaatgtggagcactaaaatcggttcagtactCTTCTTGGCGGTTACTGTTTACTGAGTAACTAATATAATAAAGCAAATACGAATAAATAGTCGTGTTTAcgcttttgtgtatttttttaatttaaaaaaattcaatagatAATATTTGACATTTAAGGTAATACGAATATTTCGATAACATACAATTTATGTAGTTCGATTTGACTTTAGGCATAAGCCTTAGCGtttatttgctaaaaatttttttagcaatcagtatttttttatccaaaatttaattgttaattttttgatttattcgtctacaatgtttttttttttgatatcttTTAAGCGATAGTTTCAGTGCGATTTTcgaaaaaccgattttttttgttgctttatcaGATTAGTGGAGAACCTTGCGACTCcaatttttaaacgcgtttttctcagaatggtgctatggaagttttttaattttttttgtttgaaatcttcctatttttttctatgaaaaactgtcgaaaacaGGGCCAAAATCGATACGTTTTGATCAAAAGCGGGATAGCGACTTTCCCacagataaataatttttttgaaatttttcttttagatcAAAATTGTATTGTAGCTATTATAcaaccaataaataaacataaaaaaaatattttgtattcgtcatgaatgAACGTAAAAAAACTGgaccgattagttaatttcaaccTTAAGaatcgcgaaaatcagtgatttgtCGGAAAGTCACACTGAAACGGATCAATTTCAACCTTAAGaatcgcgaaaatcagtgatttgtCGGAAAGTCACACTGAAACGATCCCCTAACTTACTAATTGTTGCTTCGCCATGCGTAAAGCAGTTATTATCCTACTTTTCGGTATCAGCAGAAATTTTTCCATCaaactattatttttcattaacacATGTAATTTCTTTTCAGTGTAATgttaagtataaaaattaccTAAACATTCATAActcaaattgtaaacaaaaaagtgtgaaaataaaattttgttaaaatctaaattaatgttttaaagtaattttaattgtttttaagtcGCTGAATTGAATTTTAATGGTACTAGAAAGGGAAAGGTTAAATTTGAGAACTTGTATTTTcgtcatatatattttattatttgatagaTTTGATTTTTAAGTACTTATTTGCAGTTTTCACATTAGGGAACATCGAAAAATACACCACGCATTGCTTAAAATTGATACACTTAATATTCTCATATGAATTATAATTGGAAACATACCCACTGGGGCTCGAGGCTTATAACCACAAAAGGCAGAGAGTTAATGAAAGCTCTTCAAATGACTGGGTGCAGTACTCGTATCATGTCTAGTGGAACACCAACTTTTTGGCCAACAGATCCACTTAAAACACAAGAtcttattgattttttcattacaaaacaTGTCTCTTCAAATTATATGTGCATAGAAAGCGGTTTGGATATGACCTCTGACCATTCACCAGTATATTTAACACTACACGAAAGGGTTGTTATTAAGAAACTTCCACTTAcgctaacaaataaaaatattgactgGGAATACTTTAAGCAATTGCTATCCAATGTTGATAGTCACGTAAAAATAAGTTGTAATTCCGAGCTAGATAACGAAATCATGAATTTgacaaatacaattcaatatgcAGCATGGAGTAGTACACCAATTAAAAGAAACGTCACAGCAGGTCATAAGCATACtatagaaattaaagaaatggtaGCAGAAAAACGCCGATTACGCCGAAAGTGACAACAAACAAGATCTCCATCTGACAAAAGTTGTCTTagcaaattgtgtaaaaaacttaccaataagataaaggcatttaaaaatataactctcAGCTATTATCTGAACGACCATAGAAAAAATCGACTGGGTTTGACCTTATTACCAGTGAAATACCTGTACTGAATACAGCTTCCTCACAACGTTGTATGTAAAATTACTGCTATAATGAATGCTACTATAAATCGTCAATACGTATCTATTTATTGGAAAACTGCAGAGGTAAATATGTTCAATAAACCCGGTAATCCAACGCATGAAATTACTTCGTATCGGCCCATATCTTTCCTGCCAATACTTtcaaaacttttggaaaaactgcttgCTGTGCGTATTAACAACATAATTGAAGGAAGCTGATACCGGTGCATCAGTTTGGCTTTCGAAAAAACGAGAGACTAAATCAGTACACATTGATTTCACATACAACAATACTACTACGCCTTGGTATGTTCGCAGTCACGATCTTGAACGCGATCTCGGAATTGACTCAGTTGCTGCATCGTATTAGTTACAAtagcaatgaaataaaaaaaaaataaaaaatttaaaaaatatgaattaaccATGCGCATCCTGTTTAGATTTGCGTCTATAAGTTCTGGGTTATTTCAAAACTTAtaatattacaacaaatatCAGAGAAATATGCTTATTAAGTAAAGGATAAATAGTCTTTTGAAAAAAGATGTTTTCGCAGAAACCACCCctgcagccatctgcttggagcggaaccgcctcctaggagcatcaaaaggtcattcctggactacgtcgacgacgtcgtacagtacgccaaccggacttcggacgcaactaactttcgacaggtactgaccgccattcacagcgaagccatcaacaccttcaccaacTCCCTttccgtgaatggcgttcttggaatcaaaccaccacccatagcagacgaagagctccagctgccgcgagaaacgcgtgtgacccttgcgcaacttcgttctggatactgtagcaggttaaactcctacttatccagaatagaccctgacatactgaatgtatgtcctgcatgcaacgagtctccgcatgacactgaccacctctttgcatgccctacgaaccctactcatctaacaccctcctccctttggtccgaccccgtcgaaacagcacgtttcctgggcctaccgttagataacatcgacgacaacacaaatgacatttaccatcccaacggggattgaatttccgttaagacaacaacaacaacaacagagcgaagcaaaaaaaaatttaattgtgaaAAATGAGCAAATGATCGTCGATGATCACTAACTCCCATACCCACGACAactatgtacataaacatacgtacatatgtatatactatattaccGCCGAAATGTATAAATCGTCGCTAAGTTAACAAAATTCGTTGAATCGACAATTTTGCGACATGTTGGCGATGTTGGCAGTTCTGTACTTTTTGCAGTGCTTTGTTTTGAAGTACTGTAATTTTCGATTGGACTCCATTTTCATGCCGTCAAATTTAGATAAAATGAGCTAAATCAAGGAATGTGCTTTGAACTTATACAAAAAATGATAATTGTACAgaaattgtataatttaatgTCAGATATAGTACATAATATGacacaaatgaaaaaaacaaatttaagttcTTTAACACTCTCTGCTTTCATATTCCTAATTAAACCAAAATGTtgtgatatataaaattattcgacaatagaaaaaaaacattgttttgtaaaaattggaaattagtTTGCGGTGCTCAGTAGTACTCATGCTTGAGTATGAATGCGTGAGTATGCTCGACCGCCAATACATCGGCCCTCGCTGCTTTGtagttcttcagacgggtaattgctattcgattTCATAGTCTGTCAATGAAGCGTCTGAACGTCTGCACGTCTTCAATTGGTGAATCGGTTTCACTATCTCCTGGTTTTATGCTTTCACTGACATTCAGCACGTTGGAGAAGTATttccttcataattttagtatactcTGGACATCCGTAACTAGATCACCTcagggggttctacaagaggaGTGAGCCATGTgttgaagttcacgcaaatgaggaaagttctcagaCTGCCATTCATTTGAGAGTGGGCAGAAagtattattttacaaatggctcaagcagctcacgacttccggttttagaccaagtatcctctgagtagcaaaagaacatccgtttgaaggcgagctaaagtgagaagtcgaaccatccctccccagggttgtgcgctggttttGGGACCCGCCCCGTAAAAAAACCTCCCGATGAAgaggaaacaacagcctcggacgagaaaccccctttttgatgacgacagCTTAACTTGCAATTGATAATTAAGGATgtttccgattttttttatgtgaTTAATTGTGAGCaggatttattttttgtgttcagttcaataaatttattttatagacaGAGACCTAAGTGAACAAAATGTGAATCTAATCATGAGACTAACAATATCGTGATCACTTCCGTGGCGACTGATGTAGATAAGCTTGAAAACTTGATGTCCCCATAATTCCAATGCGggcaaatttaatgaaacttttatattttgacgATTTGACCGTActgaataatatatttaaatttaaataacatatttttcagtCAGAATGTCTAAGCTTAAATGTTGTTAgcttatataaaaaagaattaaatgtaCAATTAACAAAGAagaatgaatatatgtatgttcgaaATCGAAAGTAGTCTTACTAAAAAGCGCACgaggaaacaaaatatttcagagacttattttcacatttttaaactCAATGATTTTAACGTTATTCAATTGAATAATATACAAGTACTTTTATACAGAAGtctaattaatataattaatattgttTACTTACTAACACTAAATTAAAAGTGGATTAGTATGCTTCTGAAATCtttcatcaatatatatattaaaaagagCTTTTGGCATCCTACTACTCTGACATCATTACgagaaatacataaaaaaatcaaatggacATTCAGTACCAATATCAAAACTTTATAAATATGTTGGAGCTAAGGATCTTTCCACCTTACTATCCTACAAAGTTTGGTTTCTTTCTTTAGTACTTCATCATATTACGCTATTACGAAACTTCATTTCTTTAGCGTTATTCGCaaacttttagtagttttggaCAATACTACAACATGCGTAGTAGTAAAGATATTTGCTGTCCTcggagatatatatatatatttatcaaatatgggcatgttttgcaaaaaaaattaacaagctCAAGAATAATTTATGAATCATAGTATCGTTTTGTGAGTGTGGAATTGAGGGCGATTATGCCGTGCACGCAGGTTAGTAATGTTGACTTTACTTTTGCTATAATAACTTTAGCACGGaccatacatataaattaatatatttcttcatTGTGATCTTTtagatacgtacatatgtaggtaaatcGCAATAACTATTACcgttattttatacttttacaaaaaaaaaacgttatcaGAACCAAAttattacacaaaaaatattcaatcagAAGCAAATGGGAGGatgcagaaataaaaaaaataaaagtattttgctTCTAGCACAACAACTTTGAGCAGATAAACGGTATTGGTTAAAACGATCTGTCAATTAGAAACCTACAAACCTACGTTAGAGAGCGGACATTCTCTGTGTTATTACTCTTtgatgtaaatattaataatataacaattttcaattacTACAAATGTTTTCACTTACCAGGTAAATGTTGGGTAGTTTGCGGAACGCTACCCTGGCGTTGCATtcgttgcatttgttgttgctggaaTACGTTTGAGCTGGGTCCACCATATGGTGACTGTGGAGATGGAGAATTTGAGGTACCACCACTAAAACCACCAGATTCGCCACCTTGAAAAGAATTTTGCCGCTGCAGACCGACATTAGTTCCAATATTACTAGTAACTGCATTGCCAGATACACCCCCTCCGTTTGGAGAGTTGAGACTTCGCCGCTGATTTTGATACGGACGTGTTGTATAAGGACTAACACCCTGCTAAaggaattacaaaaaataaaaaaaatgtgctcAAAGCTAAATTTTATTCACTAACTTGTAACTGCGCGCTTAACATAGGATTATGTTGTTGTAATGAATGACCGCGTTGAGTTGTCACATTTCCACTTAGTTGTACACTTGGCGTACTAACATTACCACTAGCATTCCATTGTTGAGATGACGGCATGCCTGTAGGTGATTGTATACCACCTGCTCCTCCACCAAAAGGCGGTTGGCGTGGTGATAGCTGCGGAGTAACATTAGCGTTTGCTGCTTGGGCAGCCTGAAACGccatctgttgttgttgctgagcattcacttgttgttgctgctgtgaaATATGCTGTTGATGATGGGGCGATAGACGTTGTCCGCTTTGTGAATATTGCGGTGCATAACCTACGAGGTGGagtgtaataaaatatatgtgacgggaaaatcaaaaatgaaatgCTGGTAACTAACCTGCATTCGTTTGTGGACTAAATGGTGCATTACGTTGCCCTGGActtaactgttgttgttgtagtaaacTCTGTGAAAAATTCGGACTCAGTTGCGAATCGGGCGGCAAGTTGGTACGAGATAAGGCGACATTTGGCGCTACTGTGTTATTCAACAGCGAACCAATGTTGTTGATGTTCGGATTTAGACCTATACGGCacatttagtataaataaatataaaaaatatatgtaattattctTTTTACGTACATAACTGATCTGTGCGCGCTGTTGCACTCTCAGGAACCAAaagctgttgcttttgttgttgctgaagAAGACGCtctttctgttgttgttgctgttgctgctgttgacgAATTCGATACTGCTGATGCGCTGGCAAAACAGAGCCTCCAGGTGTCGTAACAGTATTCATTGGGCCCCTGTTACGTGACGCCGAATACATAGGTGGCGGTCGTTGGAAACTTTGATTGGCGTTGACACGTAATACCTCCAACATTTGTTGTACCTGAGTTGACTGTTGATTGCCTCCAATTGCAGCCTGCTGCCTTTGCAACATCTGCAGATGATGCTGGAgctgtagctgttgttgttgctgagttAAACTCCCTCCACTGCCACTCCCCATTACGTTGCCAGGATAGGCTGGCGGTTGCGGCTGTTGTTGatgatgttgctgctgttgcagttGAGATGTCTCGACCATCAATGAATTTTGAATAGCGTTGATAGCCATGCGTTCATTAATCTCTTGCTGCGTTAATCCAGCCAAGGCAGTGGGAGTAGGTGCTGATACAAATGGCCCATCGTCTGAAACGTAATCCATAACGCTATCCAAAATCTTAGATAATTCTGAATCGCCATCAGCGCCGCTAGGGGCGGCTAATTGGGAGCTTGCTTGTGATGTCACTATTGACGCTGTGACGTTGGCTGTCCCTGAGGTAGCTGTGGTGTTATGTGAAGATGTTCCGAAGGCGTCCgatgaagaaaaatttatttgcggTTGAGATAGTTGTGTTGGTTGCTGATGTGAAGAACGTTGAATGTTACctaaacattgttgttgttgttgctgttgttgctgttgttgtaggtggagttgttgctgatgttgctgctgttgcagcGTGAGGTAGGCATCGGAAAATTGTTTGCGCATACTATTGCTCCGTCCAACGGCTCCGACAGAACTGCCTCCTGCACTAATTGATGAGGTCGTCGTCATTGTGCCGCTTTTTGGAGGCATGCCACCTAGACTATTCGGCGCTGAAACACTCATAACACCGAGTGTCGAGTTGACGCGGCTTGCTGAAGGTGTAATGTCAGGTATAGCTTTGACTTGAGGTGGTACAGTGACTATAGGATTCTTTGGCGGATTTTCTAACAGCGAGGCAAGCATTTTATTGCTCTCACGTAACTTGGATGGGCGGTCACTTTCACGTTTTGCTAATATGCCATCATCCGGTTCATTGAGCGAACGCTTGCGAGTTGTAGGATCACCCTGGTACTTTAAACTTTTTAGTAAATCCTCTTGCGACATGTCCTTGGAGTGATGTTGCCCGTGGCTATGACCGTGTGAATGACTATAGTGCCCATCGTCTTTTTGTAGCTGGCGCATCAATTCACTTTGTCGACCAAGCGAAGGTCCTTTTCCATCATCATCCTCCGATTTTTCGTTAAGCAGCTGTGTTAaatatattcagaaaaaaaatctgTATATTCCAATTCAAGTACATGAGTGTACTCAAACATTTGTGCTGATAGAATATGGCAGATAAGTGAATGGTTTAAAGGGATGGTGGGGCCTTACTTACCGACAGTAACATGGGATTGCTGGAGTTCGAAGATTTTGGTAATGCACCACCACCAAATAGGCGCGCATTCGATATACCAGTAGCGCCCATTTTGAACATTCCGGACGAACCCCTGTTGCTACCGCCGGCACCTCCACCATCCTTATCTTCATCGGAATTGAGTAGACTCTGATTGTAAAACTTTTGGGAGATCAAAAATATCGCATAAATAAAACCTCCTTACAAACTACATATTATCTTATGAGCAAAgaccatttatgtatataactctAAACTCACCTTATGGCGCAGGCTAAGATGATCTTTATCACCATCGGTCGGGTTCATTCCTGAGGTCATTGAATGCGATTTATTTGTCAATAAATGCCGTAAACGCTCTGATTCCGGTTGGGGTGGATTCGTCTGTGCAGATAGTTGGGTCATGTTAGCAACAGTGGTAAGTAATGGCGGACCACCATTTGGTAAATTTGCAGGGCCGCTCAACGCACCACTGGAACCACCTTGAGGTCCAGAATTATTGCCACTTATGCTGCTACTGCTGTTTATGCTAGCGTTCATGTGGtctttatcaatatttttatcactTGTTTCGAACGCCggaaaaccaaaaccaaacGGGCCTCCACTAACCCCGGGACCAGCAGATGACGGCTGACTTGTATTTGACTGAGGAGAAGGCAAGCTCGCAGCTGAGTGTGACGACAGTTGATATGGTGTCGATGGTGAAGCACATACTGCCGGACTGAAACCATGTCCCGCTGACGGTGGACGCGGAGTGCTTACTGGGGTAGTAACAGAAGCGCGAGAGTTTGGACGCGAATCCGTCCAACCAGTGGCGTCCATTTCAAAACTGGAATGTGCCAAGTCAAAATCAAAGGGGTCGGAGCTATAGAAAATCGTTGCTTCGGGTCCAGCAGGCGATGCGGTAAACGAATTGACCAGATTGGAATTATTCGAAGTCGAAGCCGATGTTGCCACAGTAGGATTGTTACGTTGTGTACCACTCCCTGTACCATTGATAACAGCTGAAGTCATCAGTGGTCCACCCACATTAGTAGTTTGCGTGGTGAGTGGTGGCATACCACCACCTCCAACTAGTCCTCCTAACATATGTACACCGCTACTTACACTTGCTAAAGCTGAGGCCGACGAAGAGGAGCATGACGAATTGTTATTAACAAGTGAGTCCAAGGGCAGAGAAAGGGGCGAAACTAACGATGGACTAGGCGACATTGTTGACAAACTGCTAGATGGCATCATACTACTGTTCCCGATACCTCCGATGTTCAATCCACTTATACCTCCTCCACCTATATCGTTATCCGTGTTAAGTAATGTTTGCAGAGACATAATATAATCGCCCTCAGTTTGCGactgatttaaaaaaagtcGTGAATTCGCCTTAACATGAACATAAATATCGGGTGCGCCGAGACGCAATCTAAATGGACGTGACATCACATTCGCAATGGGAGGATGAATGAGTGTTGCAGGCGTTCCACCAGGTGAGTGTGATGATGGAGAGTTCATCAAATGGACTGAAGCAGCTGACTCTTGAACCTCGCGTAAGTGAGATTTCAGAGCATTTAAGTCCTGCGGATGACAAAGATCTTGCAAAAGGCGTCCCAACCAACTACTCAAATGTTGACGATAGGGTTCACGAAGTGCAGTTACATCCAAATTGAGTATCTTGCCGTGTACGTCGAGTTTAAAGGTTAAATGCTCTATGGCCTGCGGTTGTATCTGCTGTATGGCCGGTTCATCTTCGGGACGGGTAATCAAACACAATATGGAGGACGTTGTATCACCATCGtctaaaatttatgtaattagcaaatgaaaaacttaaacaaCTAACATCCTACCTTTCATCGGTGTTGCTAGCAGCATAACTTCCTCATATTTTTCGGGGTTTATGTGTTGTCCGACAGTTTTCTGTTCCAAAGCATCGTTTTGGTGCGTCATAGATGTTTGAGTAGCCGAACGCAAATCTTTGACTAGCATTCGGACTTTAGCTGctatatttcttttagttttagcaCTCCCTGGACCTAAC
This DNA window, taken from Bactrocera neohumeralis isolate Rockhampton unplaced genomic scaffold, APGP_CSIRO_Bneo_wtdbg2-racon-allhic-juicebox.fasta_v2 ctg100, whole genome shotgun sequence, encodes the following:
- the LOC126766369 gene encoding nuclear receptor coactivator 2 isoform X10, with translation MSIVAAENAGLGPCDLPDSWAPNTINSINNITSIVANSRDISSVSAVTKNSSNTAVPLNIDNNISSNIVFFKNQSSPTTTAIQPTTSFGFSPTSTARATTSTTSSLIYKVPLSSPAAATAAVTVSPASIGSVVTSLGVGLVPSIPTCASLTGTSASGTGAVAGVLLSSPISAGGSSNSISISGQKTITNYQVNNVNNNANNTGNTSVRSLTLPLQQQQLQLQQQNGLLLHNKQNNQNNNNSSLVNNNHHKNSNNFNLILRQKAAATVSLAAALQNSITMNAVASPISNNPATPTRKIRRKTDPKANLPQSQINKCNNEKRRRELENNYIEQLSEFLQLNKRGDTASTKPDKAAILNQVVKTYREFCDKGQSRDISSSTSTTASSALNSTTPNNNNSSSTCKSNDNRNNTASTRCLRCATDNCSIHPVQQGDVSSTEPPLPEPSLLNGQVPEISAYFEALEHYLSSVDWVLLQVTADGIIESCTQNIRELIGYDKQELFRKPLYQYLHSGDHAKLDPIINNMPYGVSGNATGDIGCGSGSQSGWNDLEDANSGTNSQHSTASLGPGSAKTKRNIAAKVRMLVKDLRSATQTSMTHQNDALEQKTVGQHINPEKYEEVMLLATPMKDDGDTTSSILCLITRPEDEPAIQQIQPQAIEHLTFKLDVHGKILNLDVTALREPYRQHLSSWLGRLLQDLCHPQDLNALKSHLREVQESAASVHLMNSPSSHSPGGTPATLIHPPIANVMSRPFRLRLGAPDIYVHVKANSRLFLNQSQTEGDYIMSLQTLLNTDNDIGGGGISGLNIGGIGNSSMMPSSSLSTMSPSPSLVSPLSLPLDSLVNNNSSCSSSSASALASVSSGVHMLGGLVGGGGMPPLTTQTTNVGGPLMTSAVINGTGSGTQRNNPTVATSASTSNNSNLVNSFTASPAGPEATIFYSSDPFDFDLAHSSFEMDATGWTDSRPNSRASVTTPVSTPRPPSAGHGFSPAVCASPSTPYQLSSHSAASLPSPQSNTSQPSSAGPGVSGGPFGFGFPAFETSDKNIDKDHMNASINSSSSISGNNSGPQGGSSGALSGPANLPNGGPPLLTTVANMTQLSAQTNPPQPESERLRHLLTNKSHSMTSGMNPTDGDKDHLSLRHKLLNEKSEDDDGKGPSLGRQSELMRQLQKDDGHYSHSHGHSHGQHHSKDMSQEDLLKSLKYQGDPTTRKRSLNEPDDGILAKRESDRPSKLRESNKMLASLLENPPKNPIVTVPPQVKAIPDITPSASRVNSTLGVMSVSAPNSLGGMPPKSGTMTTTSSISAGGSSVGAVGRSNSMRKQFSDAYLTLQQQQHQQQLHLQQQQQQQQQQQCLGNIQRSSHQQPTQLSQPQINFSSSDAFGTSSHNTTATSGTANVTASIVTSQASSQLAAPSGADGDSELSKILDSVMDYVSDDGPFVSAPTPTALAGLTQQEINERMAINAIQNSLMVETSQLQQQQHHQQQPQPPAYPGNVMGSGSGGSLTQQQQQLQLQHHLQMLQRQQAAIGGNQQSTQVQQMLEVLRVNANQSFQRPPPMYSASRNRGPMNTVTTPGGSVLPAHQQYRIRQQQQQQQQQKERLLQQQQKQQLLVPESATARTDQLCLNPNINNIGSLLNNTVAPNVALSRTNLPPDSQLSPNFSQSLLQQQQLSPGQRNAPFSPQTNAGYAPQYSQSGQRLSPHHQQHISQQQQQVNAQQQQQMAFQAAQAANANVTPQLSPRQPPFGGGAGGIQSPTGMPSSQQWNASGNVSTPSVQLSGNVTTQRGHSLQQHNPMLSAQLQGVSPYTTRPYQNQRRSLNSPNGGGVSGNAVTSNIGTNVGLQRQNSFQGGESGGFSGGTSNSPSPQSPYGGPSSNVFQQQQMQRMQRQGSVPQTTQHLPAGNAANSSDFVKQELRAVVSGRAQQQAAAAGGAGASSGGNGVPGGGGGNGGPGGLRITSTPQSPLSSAQQGPMSGGNSGGLNSTNSLSMQQHQSGSIGTGVSQNALLNTPDPSMNFSFDAQDFFGNNATR